A genomic segment from Syngnathus scovelli strain Florida chromosome 3, RoL_Ssco_1.2, whole genome shotgun sequence encodes:
- the trpm3 gene encoding transient receptor potential cation channel subfamily M member 3 isoform X1, protein MASKKKWSERRETRKEQPFSTRDDASVASGASGPGRPTTRGRFSESWKRLSSRGGSTKRGALGSQQPTAQKSWIERAFSKRECVHIIVSAKDPHRCCCGRLIGQHVGLPPGISSSHNDKAERPTKNDALSEKWSISKHTQLSPTDAFGTIEFQGGGHSNKAMYVRVSYDTKPDLLLHLMTKEWQLELPKLLISVHGGLQNFELQPKLKQVFGKGLIKAAMTTGAWIFTGGVNTGVIRHVGDALKDHASKSRGKICTIGIAPWGIVENQEDLVGKDVVRPYQTMSNPMSKLTVLNSLHSHFILADNGTTGKYGAEVRLRRQLEKHISLQKINTRIGQGVPVVALIVEGGPNVISIVLEYLRDTPPVPVVVCDGSGRASDILAFGHKYSEEGGIINESLRDQLLVTIQKTFSYSRTQAQHLFIILMECMKKKELITVFRMGSEGHQDIDLAILTALLKGANASAPDQLSLALAWNRVDIARSQIFIYGQQWPVGSLEQAMLDALVLDRVDFVKLLIENGVSMHRFLTLSRLEELYNTRHGPSNTLYHLVRDVKKREYPGFSWIYFKGNLPPDYRISLIDIGLVIEYLMGGAYRCNYTRKRFRTLYHNLFGPKRPKALKLLGMEDDMPIRRGRQKTTRKREEEVDIDLDDPEINHFPFPFHELMVWAVLMKRQKMALFFWQHGEEAMAKALVACKLCKAMAHEASENDMVDDISQELNHNSREFGQLAVELLDQSYKQDEQMAMKLLTYELKNWSNATCLQLAVAAKHRDFIAHTCSQMLLTDMWMGRLRMRKNSGLKVILGLLLPPSILSLEFKNKDEMSYMPQDQEAYLQEKEEEEPEKPVKEKEEEDMEFTVRSYCEAQYNSVAMLGKVATETSRKKDVEEVQKRHRLIPMGRKIYEFYNAPIVKFWFHTMAYVGYLMLFNYIVLVKMDLEPSAQEWIVIAYVFTNGIEKMREILMSEPGKLLQKVKVWLQEYWNITDLMAILIFSVGMVLRLQEPPLMNYGRVIYCVNIIYWYIRLLDIFGVNKYLGPYVMMIGKMMIDMMYFVIIMLVVLMSFGVARQAILNPNEDPSWMLARNIFFMPYWMIYGEVFADQIDHMHSRKLQHRLNEKLWLVENYLRTLGTWRSSGASHIAQCSQDSTPCGQNITSEDGVVVALPPCKTGAWIVPAIMACYLLVANILLVNLLIAVFNNTFFEVKSISNQVWKFQRYQLIMTFHERPVLPPPLIIFSHITMVLKHLCCRWRKHDDDERDYGLKLFITEDELKKVHDFEEQCIEEYFREKDDRFHSSNDERIRGTSERVENMAMRLEEVNEREHFMKASLQTVDVRLAQMEELIGRIAVALERVTGVERGEVNKVRSRTSSDCTDSAYILRQGECADAAYILRQSSFNSTEGNTYRLQEALECTAEGSMSPPSPTGGAPRTRSHSFYVGGGRSGERVSAAERADSFFKERSLSLHRANSSQSVSSSAATKESKPLPLATLSVSQQHRPSSCIDIYVSTSEEAAPAEVFLESLRVVPPLQREASLQSDIAEAVLPGGRDLSSATTSGLGDRHSEGGAASSGTAGAVFDDSAAADLSLCSAHLLPDIGLPAWDADPSPPPSAGPLERSKSSRLLSAVGTSFLEEPTLVKSHSLMFTARSCYGGLGAGVQVKAAEYTSITDCIDTRCVSSPYTPIDRSHSPGGSTSFPFDKPSDMSSAHPEREAELSHTESDPEDLEELVPASDAPHPGTLGRPGGAPLCPPFSRLERANSCSSDDSHPSLTLAPPHRKSLSVSERMERGPGLGADRGPGPGGRGLAGTRNPFLRSKSGARPDAAKTDSLSMRKLAAPSAFRSFDRQNYT, encoded by the exons GCGCAGAAATCATGGATAGAGAGAGCGTTCAGCAAGAGAGAATGCGTTCATATCATTGTGAGCGCCAAAGACCCCCATAG GTGCTGCTGCGGTCGCCTGATAGGACAGCATGTGGGCCTTCCCCCCGGCATCTCATCCAGTCACAATGATAAAGCGGAACGGCCGACCAAGAATGACGCTCTGTCTGAGAAGTGGTCCATCAGCAAACACACTCAACTCAGCCCGACGGATGCGTTCGGCACCATTGAGTTCCAGGGAGGAGGACATTCCAACAAAGCCATG TACGTGCGAGTGTCTTACGACACCAAGCCGGACCTGCTGCTGCATCTGATGACCAAGGAGTGGCAGCTGGAGCTGCCCAAGCTTCTCATCTCAGTCCACGGGGGGCTGCAGAACTTTGAACTGCAGCCTAAACTCAAGCAGGTTTTTGGCAAAGGGCTCATCAAGGCTGCCATGACCACCGGAGCCTGGATCTTCACCGGAGGGGTCAatacag GGGTCATTCGCCATGTGGGTGATGCGCTAAAAGACCACGCCTCCAAGTCCAGAGGAAAAATCTGCACCATCGGTATTGCTCCCTGGGGCATCGTGGAAAATCAGGAGGATCTCGTCGGTAAAGAC GTGGTGCGTCCGTATCAGACCATGTCCAACCCGATGAGCAAGCTGACGGTTCTCAACAGCCTCCACTCGCACTTCATCCTGGCCGACAACGGCACCACGGGGAAGTACGGCGCCGAGGTCAGGCTGCGGCGACAGTTGGAGAAACACATCTCCTTGCAGAAGATCAACACGC GTATTGGCCAGGGCGTACCAGTGGTGGCTCTCATTGTGGAAGGAGGCCCTAATGTGATCTCCATCGTGTTGGAGTACCTCAGGGACACCCCGCCGGTCCCTGTAGTCGTGTGTGACGGCAGCGGAAGAGCCTCCGACATCTTGGCATTTGGTCACAAATACTCCGAGGAGGGAGG CATAATTAACGAGTCTCTGAGAGACCAGTTGCTGGTGACCATCCAGAAAACCTTCAGCTACAGCCGCACACAGGCCCAACATCTGTTCATCATCCTCATGGAGTGCATGAAAAAGAAGGAGCTG ATTACAGTCTTTCGAATGGGCTCCGAAGGTCATCAAGATATTGACCTTGCCATCCTCACCGCACTTCTAAAAG gcgCCAACGCTTCAGCTCCTGACCAGTTGAGTTTGGCTCTGGCGTGGAACAGAGTCGACATTGCCCGGAGTCAGATCTTCATCTATGGACAACAGTGGCCT GTTGGTTCCTTGGAGCAAGCCATGTTGGATGCCTTAGTTCTGGACCGGGTGGACTTTGTCAAGCTGCTGATTGAAAACGGAGTCAGTATGCATCGTTTCCTCACGTTATCCAGGCTAGAGGAGCTCTACAACACG AGGCACGGCCCGTCCAACACGCTTTACCACCTCGTCAGGGATGTCAAAAAG CGAGAATATCCAGGGTTCAGTTGGATCTACTTCAAG GGAAACCTGCCCCCAGACTACCGCATCAGCCTCATCGACATCGGACTGGTCATTGAGTACCTCATGGGCGGAGCTTATCGTTGTAACTACACCAGGAAGAGATTCAGGACTCTGTACCACAACCTTTTTGGACCCAAAAGG CCCAAAGCCTTGAAACTGCTGGGGATGGAG GATGACATGCCGATCCGTAGGGGCCGCCAGAAAACCACGCGCAAacgagaggaggaggtggacatCGATTTGGACGACCCCGAAATCAACCACTTCCCTTTCCCCTTCCACGAGCTGATGGTGTGGGCCGTGCTGATGAAGCGGCAGAAGATGGCGCTCTTCTTTTGGCAACACGGCGAAGAGGCCATGGCCAAAGCCTTGGTGGCGTGCAAACTGTGTAAGGCCATGGCGCACGAGGCTTCCGAGAACGACATGGTGGACGACATCTCGCAGGAGCTCAACCACAACTCCAG AGAGTTTGGCCAGCTGGCTGTGGAACTTCTGGACCAGTCCTATAAACAGGACGAGCAGATGGCCATGAAACTCCTGACGTATGAGCTGAAGAACTGGAGCAACGCCACCTGCctgcagctggcggtagcggccAAGCATCGCGATTTCATCGCCCACACTTGCAGTCAGATGTTGCTGACCGACATGTGGATGGGACGTCTGCGCATGCGGAAAAACTCGGGACTCAAG GTCATCTTGGGTCTGCTCCTGCCGCCGTCTATCCTGAGCCTGGAGTTCAAGAACAAAGACGAGATGTCGTACATGCCCCAGGACCAGGAGGCCTACTTACAGgaaaaggaggaagaagagccCGAGAAGCCCGTCaaggagaaggaggaagaagacATGGAGTTCACAGTAAGATCTTACTGTGAGGCGCAGTACAACTCCGTG gcGATGTTGGGGAAGGTAGCCACGGAGACGTCCAGAAAGAAGGACGTCGAGGAGGTTCAGAAACGTCACCGCCTCATCCCCATGGGACGCAAGATCTACGAGTTTTATAACGCTCCCATCGTCAAGTTCTGGTTCCATACG ATGGCCTACGTTGGCTACCTAATGCTATTCAACTACATTGTCCTGGTAAAGATGGATCTAGAGCCTTCGGCGCAAGAGTGGATCGTCATCGCTTACGTCTTCACTAACGGCATTGAGAAGATGAGAGAG ATCCTTATGTCAGAGCCAGGGAAGTTGTTACAAAAGGTCAAGGTGTGGCTTCAGGAGTATTGGAACATCACAGACCTCATGGCCATCCTGATATTTTCTGTCGGCATGGTTCTGCGTCTCCAGGAGCCCCCGCTCATGAACTATGGACGGGTCATCTATTGCGTCAACATCATCTACTGGTACATCCGGCTGCTCGACATCTTTGGTGTCAACAAGTACCTGGGTCCCTATGTGATGATGATTGGCAAGATG ATGATCGACATGATGTACTTTGTGATCATCATGTTGGTGGTGCTTATGAGCTTTGGGGTGGCACGGCAGGCCATCCTCAACCCCAATGAAGACCCCTCTTGGATGTTGGCACGCAACATCTTCTTTATGCCGTACTGGATGATCTATGGCGAGGTGTTTGCTGACCAGATTGACC ATATGCATAGTAGGAAGTTACAGCACAGGCTGAATGAAAAACTCTGGCTGGTCGAAAATTACTTACGAACTCTCGGAACCTGGCGTAGTAGTGGTGCATCCCACATTGCCCAGTGCTCTCAGGATTCCA CTCCCTGTGGGCAGAACATCACCAGCGAGGACGGAGTGGTGGTCGCTCTGCCTCCGTGTAAGACGGGCGCCTGGATTGTCCCGGCCATCATGGCCTGCTACCTGCTGGTGGCCAACATACTGCTGGTCAATCTCCTCATCGCTGTGTTCAA CAACACCTTCTTCGAGGTGAAGTCCATCTCCAACCAAGTTTGGAAGTTCCAGCGCTACCAGCTCATCATGACCTTCCACGAGCGTCCGGTCCTTCCTCCGCCGCTCATCATCTTCAGTCACATTACTATGGTTCTCAAGCACCTGTGTTGTCGCTGGCGCAAGCACGATGACGACGAGAGGGACTATGGACTGA AGCTTTTCATCACAGAGGACGAGCTGAAGAAGGTCCACGACTTTGAGGAGCAGTGCATCGAAGAATACTTCAGAGAGAAGGATGACCGATTCCACTCGTCCAATGACGAAAGGATCAGAGGCACCTCGGAAAG GGTGGAGAACATGGCCATGCGTCTCGAGGAAGTGAACGAGAGGGAGCACTTTATGAAGGCCTCGCTGCAGACCGTCGACGTCCGCCTAGCGCAAATGGAGGAACTGATCGGGCGAATCGCCGTGGCCTTGGAGCGCGTGACGGGCGTGGAACGCGGGGAAGTCAACAAAGTTCGATCAAGGACCTCGTCTGACTGCACCGACTCGGCGTACATCCTCCGCCAAGGGGAGTGCGCGGACGCCGCCTACATTCTTCGCCAAAGCAGCTTCAACAGTACCGAGGGGAACACGTACCGCCTGCAGGAGGCGCTGGAGTGCACCGCCGAGGGCTCCATGTCGCCTCCTTCTCCGACCGGCGGGGCGCCACGAACGAGAAGCCATTCGTTCTACGTGGGAGGCGGTCGCAGCGGCGAACGCGTCAGCGCCGCCGAACGAGCCGACAGCTTCTTCAAAGAGCGCTCGCTCAGTCTCCATCGAGCCAATAGCTCGCAGTCTGTGTCGTCGTCCGCCGCCACCAAAGAGTCTAAGCCCCTCCCCCTGGCGACGCTGTCAGTCTCCCAGCAGCACCGTCCGTCATCGTGCATCGATATCTACGTCTCGACTTCCGAGGAGGCGGCACCCGCCGAGGTTTTTCTGGAATCTCTGCGTGTGGTCCCGCCCCTCCAGAGAGAGGCGTCGCTGCAGTCCGACATCGCGGAGGCGGTGCTGCCGGGAGGCCGGGACTTGAGCAGCGCCACCACCAGCGGCTTGGGCGACAGGCACTCGGAAGGCGGCGCGGCCAGCAGCGGGACGGCCGGCGCCGTTTTTGACGACAGCGCGGCGGCCGATCTGTCCTTGTGCTCGGCCCACCTGTTACCGGACATCGGGCTCCCTGCTTGGGACGCGGACCCGTCGCCGCCCCCCTCGGCCGGGCCCCTGGAGCGCTCCAAGAGCAGCCGGCTCCTCTCGGCGGTGGGCACGTCCTTCCTGGAAGAGCCTACTTTGGTCAAGTCCCACAGCCTGATGTTCACGGCGAGGAGCTGCTACGGCGGACTGGGTGCGGGCGTCCAGGTCAAAGCTGCAGAGTACACCAGCATCACCGACTGCATCGACACCCGCTGCGTCTCCTCGCCGTACACCCCCATCGACCGCTCGCATTCCCCCGGGGGCTCCACGTCTTTCCCTTTTGATAAGCCCTCGGACATGAGCTCCGCTCACCCAGAGAGAGAGGCCGAGCTCAGTCACACGGAGTCTGATCCGGAGGACCTCGAGGAGCTCGTTCCGGCCTCGGACGCCCCTCATCCGGGGACCCTGGGCAGACCCGGCGGGGCCCCTCTCTGCCCACCCTTCTCCAGGCTGGAGCGAGCGAACAGCTGCTCTTCAGACGACTCCCATCCTTCGCTCACGCTGGCCCCTCCGCACAGGAAGAGCCTGTCGGTGAGTGAGAGGATGGAGAGGGGACCGGGTCTGGGGGCAGACAGGGGACCTGGGCCCGGGGGGCGGGGTCTGGCGGGAACCAGAAACCCCTTCCTCAGGAGCAAGTCCGGGGCACGGCCTGACGCGGCCAAGACTGACAGCCTCTCCATGAGGAAGCTGGCCGCTCCATCAGCGTTCCGCAGCTTCGATAGACAGAACTACACGTGA
- the trpm3 gene encoding transient receptor potential cation channel subfamily M member 3 isoform X9: MNQLDAPRPINWTIRKLCHAAFLPSVRLLKAQKSWIERAFSKRECVHIIVSAKDPHRCCCGRLIGQHVGLPPGISSSHNDKAERPTKNDALSEKWSISKHTQLSPTDAFGTIEFQGGGHSNKAMYVRVSYDTKPDLLLHLMTKEWQLELPKLLISVHGGLQNFELQPKLKQVFGKGLIKAAMTTGAWIFTGGVNTGVIRHVGDALKDHASKSRGKICTIGIAPWGIVENQEDLVGKDVVRPYQTMSNPMSKLTVLNSLHSHFILADNGTTGKYGAEVRLRRQLEKHISLQKINTRIGQGVPVVALIVEGGPNVISIVLEYLRDTPPVPVVVCDGSGRASDILAFGHKYSEEGGIINESLRDQLLVTIQKTFSYSRTQAQHLFIILMECMKKKELITVFRMGSEGHQDIDLAILTALLKGANASAPDQLSLALAWNRVDIARSQIFIYGQQWPVGSLEQAMLDALVLDRVDFVKLLIENGVSMHRFLTLSRLEELYNTRHGPSNTLYHLVRDVKKREYPGFSWIYFKGNLPPDYRISLIDIGLVIEYLMGGAYRCNYTRKRFRTLYHNLFGPKRDDMPIRRGRQKTTRKREEEVDIDLDDPEINHFPFPFHELMVWAVLMKRQKMALFFWQHGEEAMAKALVACKLCKAMAHEASENDMVDDISQELNHNSREFGQLAVELLDQSYKQDEQMAMKLLTYELKNWSNATCLQLAVAAKHRDFIAHTCSQMLLTDMWMGRLRMRKNSGLKVILGLLLPPSILSLEFKNKDEMSYMPQDQEAYLQEKEEEEPEKPVKEKEEEDMEFTVRSYCEAQYNSVAMLGKVATETSRKKDVEEVQKRHRLIPMGRKIYEFYNAPIVKFWFHTMAYVGYLMLFNYIVLVKMDLEPSAQEWIVIAYVFTNGIEKMREILMSEPGKLLQKVKVWLQEYWNITDLMAILIFSVGMVLRLQEPPLMNYGRVIYCVNIIYWYIRLLDIFGVNKYLGPYVMMIGKMMIDMMYFVIIMLVVLMSFGVARQAILNPNEDPSWMLARNIFFMPYWMIYGEVFADQIDHMHSRKLQHRLNEKLWLVENYLRTLGTWRSSGASHIAQCSQDSTPCGQNITSEDGVVVALPPCKTGAWIVPAIMACYLLVANILLVNLLIAVFNNTFFEVKSISNQVWKFQRYQLIMTFHERPVLPPPLIIFSHITMVLKHLCCRWRKHDDDERDYGLKLFITEDELKKVHDFEEQCIEEYFREKDDRFHSSNDERIRGTSERVENMAMRLEEVNEREHFMKASLQTVDVRLAQMEELIGRIAVALERVTGVERGEVNKVRSRTSSDCTDSAYILRQGECADAAYILRQSSFNSTEGNTYRLQEALECTAEGSMSPPSPTGGAPRTRSHSFYVGGGRSGERVSAAERADSFFKERSLSLHRANSSQSVSSSAATKESKPLPLATLSVSQQHRPSSCIDIYVSTSEEAAPAEVFLESLRVVPPLQREASLQSDIAEAVLPGGRDLSSATTSGLGDRHSEGGAASSGTAGAVFDDSAAADLSLCSAHLLPDIGLPAWDADPSPPPSAGPLERSKSSRLLSAVGTSFLEEPTLVKSHSLMFTARSCYGGLGAGVQVKAAEYTSITDCIDTRCVSSPYTPIDRSHSPGGSTSFPFDKPSDMSSAHPEREAELSHTESDPEDLEELVPASDAPHPGTLGRPGGAPLCPPFSRLERANSCSSDDSHPSLTLAPPHRKSLSVSERMERGPGLGADRGPGPGGRGLAGTRNPFLRSKSGARPDAAKTDSLSMRKLAAPSAFRSFDRQNYT; encoded by the exons GCGCAGAAATCATGGATAGAGAGAGCGTTCAGCAAGAGAGAATGCGTTCATATCATTGTGAGCGCCAAAGACCCCCATAG GTGCTGCTGCGGTCGCCTGATAGGACAGCATGTGGGCCTTCCCCCCGGCATCTCATCCAGTCACAATGATAAAGCGGAACGGCCGACCAAGAATGACGCTCTGTCTGAGAAGTGGTCCATCAGCAAACACACTCAACTCAGCCCGACGGATGCGTTCGGCACCATTGAGTTCCAGGGAGGAGGACATTCCAACAAAGCCATG TACGTGCGAGTGTCTTACGACACCAAGCCGGACCTGCTGCTGCATCTGATGACCAAGGAGTGGCAGCTGGAGCTGCCCAAGCTTCTCATCTCAGTCCACGGGGGGCTGCAGAACTTTGAACTGCAGCCTAAACTCAAGCAGGTTTTTGGCAAAGGGCTCATCAAGGCTGCCATGACCACCGGAGCCTGGATCTTCACCGGAGGGGTCAatacag GGGTCATTCGCCATGTGGGTGATGCGCTAAAAGACCACGCCTCCAAGTCCAGAGGAAAAATCTGCACCATCGGTATTGCTCCCTGGGGCATCGTGGAAAATCAGGAGGATCTCGTCGGTAAAGAC GTGGTGCGTCCGTATCAGACCATGTCCAACCCGATGAGCAAGCTGACGGTTCTCAACAGCCTCCACTCGCACTTCATCCTGGCCGACAACGGCACCACGGGGAAGTACGGCGCCGAGGTCAGGCTGCGGCGACAGTTGGAGAAACACATCTCCTTGCAGAAGATCAACACGC GTATTGGCCAGGGCGTACCAGTGGTGGCTCTCATTGTGGAAGGAGGCCCTAATGTGATCTCCATCGTGTTGGAGTACCTCAGGGACACCCCGCCGGTCCCTGTAGTCGTGTGTGACGGCAGCGGAAGAGCCTCCGACATCTTGGCATTTGGTCACAAATACTCCGAGGAGGGAGG CATAATTAACGAGTCTCTGAGAGACCAGTTGCTGGTGACCATCCAGAAAACCTTCAGCTACAGCCGCACACAGGCCCAACATCTGTTCATCATCCTCATGGAGTGCATGAAAAAGAAGGAGCTG ATTACAGTCTTTCGAATGGGCTCCGAAGGTCATCAAGATATTGACCTTGCCATCCTCACCGCACTTCTAAAAG gcgCCAACGCTTCAGCTCCTGACCAGTTGAGTTTGGCTCTGGCGTGGAACAGAGTCGACATTGCCCGGAGTCAGATCTTCATCTATGGACAACAGTGGCCT GTTGGTTCCTTGGAGCAAGCCATGTTGGATGCCTTAGTTCTGGACCGGGTGGACTTTGTCAAGCTGCTGATTGAAAACGGAGTCAGTATGCATCGTTTCCTCACGTTATCCAGGCTAGAGGAGCTCTACAACACG AGGCACGGCCCGTCCAACACGCTTTACCACCTCGTCAGGGATGTCAAAAAG CGAGAATATCCAGGGTTCAGTTGGATCTACTTCAAG GGAAACCTGCCCCCAGACTACCGCATCAGCCTCATCGACATCGGACTGGTCATTGAGTACCTCATGGGCGGAGCTTATCGTTGTAACTACACCAGGAAGAGATTCAGGACTCTGTACCACAACCTTTTTGGACCCAAAAGG GATGACATGCCGATCCGTAGGGGCCGCCAGAAAACCACGCGCAAacgagaggaggaggtggacatCGATTTGGACGACCCCGAAATCAACCACTTCCCTTTCCCCTTCCACGAGCTGATGGTGTGGGCCGTGCTGATGAAGCGGCAGAAGATGGCGCTCTTCTTTTGGCAACACGGCGAAGAGGCCATGGCCAAAGCCTTGGTGGCGTGCAAACTGTGTAAGGCCATGGCGCACGAGGCTTCCGAGAACGACATGGTGGACGACATCTCGCAGGAGCTCAACCACAACTCCAG AGAGTTTGGCCAGCTGGCTGTGGAACTTCTGGACCAGTCCTATAAACAGGACGAGCAGATGGCCATGAAACTCCTGACGTATGAGCTGAAGAACTGGAGCAACGCCACCTGCctgcagctggcggtagcggccAAGCATCGCGATTTCATCGCCCACACTTGCAGTCAGATGTTGCTGACCGACATGTGGATGGGACGTCTGCGCATGCGGAAAAACTCGGGACTCAAG GTCATCTTGGGTCTGCTCCTGCCGCCGTCTATCCTGAGCCTGGAGTTCAAGAACAAAGACGAGATGTCGTACATGCCCCAGGACCAGGAGGCCTACTTACAGgaaaaggaggaagaagagccCGAGAAGCCCGTCaaggagaaggaggaagaagacATGGAGTTCACAGTAAGATCTTACTGTGAGGCGCAGTACAACTCCGTG gcGATGTTGGGGAAGGTAGCCACGGAGACGTCCAGAAAGAAGGACGTCGAGGAGGTTCAGAAACGTCACCGCCTCATCCCCATGGGACGCAAGATCTACGAGTTTTATAACGCTCCCATCGTCAAGTTCTGGTTCCATACG ATGGCCTACGTTGGCTACCTAATGCTATTCAACTACATTGTCCTGGTAAAGATGGATCTAGAGCCTTCGGCGCAAGAGTGGATCGTCATCGCTTACGTCTTCACTAACGGCATTGAGAAGATGAGAGAG ATCCTTATGTCAGAGCCAGGGAAGTTGTTACAAAAGGTCAAGGTGTGGCTTCAGGAGTATTGGAACATCACAGACCTCATGGCCATCCTGATATTTTCTGTCGGCATGGTTCTGCGTCTCCAGGAGCCCCCGCTCATGAACTATGGACGGGTCATCTATTGCGTCAACATCATCTACTGGTACATCCGGCTGCTCGACATCTTTGGTGTCAACAAGTACCTGGGTCCCTATGTGATGATGATTGGCAAGATG ATGATCGACATGATGTACTTTGTGATCATCATGTTGGTGGTGCTTATGAGCTTTGGGGTGGCACGGCAGGCCATCCTCAACCCCAATGAAGACCCCTCTTGGATGTTGGCACGCAACATCTTCTTTATGCCGTACTGGATGATCTATGGCGAGGTGTTTGCTGACCAGATTGACC ATATGCATAGTAGGAAGTTACAGCACAGGCTGAATGAAAAACTCTGGCTGGTCGAAAATTACTTACGAACTCTCGGAACCTGGCGTAGTAGTGGTGCATCCCACATTGCCCAGTGCTCTCAGGATTCCA CTCCCTGTGGGCAGAACATCACCAGCGAGGACGGAGTGGTGGTCGCTCTGCCTCCGTGTAAGACGGGCGCCTGGATTGTCCCGGCCATCATGGCCTGCTACCTGCTGGTGGCCAACATACTGCTGGTCAATCTCCTCATCGCTGTGTTCAA CAACACCTTCTTCGAGGTGAAGTCCATCTCCAACCAAGTTTGGAAGTTCCAGCGCTACCAGCTCATCATGACCTTCCACGAGCGTCCGGTCCTTCCTCCGCCGCTCATCATCTTCAGTCACATTACTATGGTTCTCAAGCACCTGTGTTGTCGCTGGCGCAAGCACGATGACGACGAGAGGGACTATGGACTGA AGCTTTTCATCACAGAGGACGAGCTGAAGAAGGTCCACGACTTTGAGGAGCAGTGCATCGAAGAATACTTCAGAGAGAAGGATGACCGATTCCACTCGTCCAATGACGAAAGGATCAGAGGCACCTCGGAAAG GGTGGAGAACATGGCCATGCGTCTCGAGGAAGTGAACGAGAGGGAGCACTTTATGAAGGCCTCGCTGCAGACCGTCGACGTCCGCCTAGCGCAAATGGAGGAACTGATCGGGCGAATCGCCGTGGCCTTGGAGCGCGTGACGGGCGTGGAACGCGGGGAAGTCAACAAAGTTCGATCAAGGACCTCGTCTGACTGCACCGACTCGGCGTACATCCTCCGCCAAGGGGAGTGCGCGGACGCCGCCTACATTCTTCGCCAAAGCAGCTTCAACAGTACCGAGGGGAACACGTACCGCCTGCAGGAGGCGCTGGAGTGCACCGCCGAGGGCTCCATGTCGCCTCCTTCTCCGACCGGCGGGGCGCCACGAACGAGAAGCCATTCGTTCTACGTGGGAGGCGGTCGCAGCGGCGAACGCGTCAGCGCCGCCGAACGAGCCGACAGCTTCTTCAAAGAGCGCTCGCTCAGTCTCCATCGAGCCAATAGCTCGCAGTCTGTGTCGTCGTCCGCCGCCACCAAAGAGTCTAAGCCCCTCCCCCTGGCGACGCTGTCAGTCTCCCAGCAGCACCGTCCGTCATCGTGCATCGATATCTACGTCTCGACTTCCGAGGAGGCGGCACCCGCCGAGGTTTTTCTGGAATCTCTGCGTGTGGTCCCGCCCCTCCAGAGAGAGGCGTCGCTGCAGTCCGACATCGCGGAGGCGGTGCTGCCGGGAGGCCGGGACTTGAGCAGCGCCACCACCAGCGGCTTGGGCGACAGGCACTCGGAAGGCGGCGCGGCCAGCAGCGGGACGGCCGGCGCCGTTTTTGACGACAGCGCGGCGGCCGATCTGTCCTTGTGCTCGGCCCACCTGTTACCGGACATCGGGCTCCCTGCTTGGGACGCGGACCCGTCGCCGCCCCCCTCGGCCGGGCCCCTGGAGCGCTCCAAGAGCAGCCGGCTCCTCTCGGCGGTGGGCACGTCCTTCCTGGAAGAGCCTACTTTGGTCAAGTCCCACAGCCTGATGTTCACGGCGAGGAGCTGCTACGGCGGACTGGGTGCGGGCGTCCAGGTCAAAGCTGCAGAGTACACCAGCATCACCGACTGCATCGACACCCGCTGCGTCTCCTCGCCGTACACCCCCATCGACCGCTCGCATTCCCCCGGGGGCTCCACGTCTTTCCCTTTTGATAAGCCCTCGGACATGAGCTCCGCTCACCCAGAGAGAGAGGCCGAGCTCAGTCACACGGAGTCTGATCCGGAGGACCTCGAGGAGCTCGTTCCGGCCTCGGACGCCCCTCATCCGGGGACCCTGGGCAGACCCGGCGGGGCCCCTCTCTGCCCACCCTTCTCCAGGCTGGAGCGAGCGAACAGCTGCTCTTCAGACGACTCCCATCCTTCGCTCACGCTGGCCCCTCCGCACAGGAAGAGCCTGTCGGTGAGTGAGAGGATGGAGAGGGGACCGGGTCTGGGGGCAGACAGGGGACCTGGGCCCGGGGGGCGGGGTCTGGCGGGAACCAGAAACCCCTTCCTCAGGAGCAAGTCCGGGGCACGGCCTGACGCGGCCAAGACTGACAGCCTCTCCATGAGGAAGCTGGCCGCTCCATCAGCGTTCCGCAGCTTCGATAGACAGAACTACACGTGA